In Shewanella sp. GD04112, the sequence TGGCGACCATCGAAAAAAGGGATTTTTTCGTTGAGCCCCCAAGGGTAGGTTTACGGCGTGTCGCCAGAGCATAAGTGCTGTTGCACTCGTCAGGTTCAATGGATTAAGCAAAGTAGTAAAAAGCCCAGATTTATATTCTGGGCTTACTTGAATCAAATAAGTTAATGCATCGAACGCTAGGAGCTAAGACGTCATTAATACTTAGGTTTAAAAACGCTTAAAACACCATCTCTGGTACATGGTCTGGCACGATTAATTTGCCAGCGGTTTTGCTAACAATTTCTTCAACGCTGACACCGGGGGCGCGTTCTAACAGATGGAAGGCGCCGTCTTTAATCTCGATAAAGGCTAAATCGGTAACAACACGTTTGATACAGCCGTAGCCTGTGAGGGGCAATTCACACACGGGTAACAGCTTAGAGTTGCCGTACTTATCGGCGTGCATCATAGTCACGATAATATTTTCCGCACCCGCAACTAAATCCATTGCGCCGCCCATGCCCTTGATAAGCTTGCCTGGGATCATCCATGAGGCGATGGAACCATTCACATCGACCTCAAAGGCGCCGAGTACGGTTAAGTCCACATGGCCGCCACGGATCATGGCAAAGCTTTCGGCGGAGGAGAAAAACGAGGCACCTTTTACCGCGGTAACGGTTTGTTTGCCGGCGTTGATTAAATCCGGATCTATGGTTTCTTCCGTCGGAAACTCACCCATGCCGAGCAGGCCATTTTCCGATTGCAGCATCACTTCCATGCCTGCGGGAATGTAGTTGGCCACGAGCGTGGGAATGCCAATACCGAGGTTGACGTAGTAGCCGTCTTGTAATTCTTTGGCAACGCGCTGTGCCAGTTGTTCTCTTGATAAT encodes:
- a CDS encoding 3-oxoacid CoA-transferase subunit B, giving the protein MALSREQLAQRVAKELQDGYYVNLGIGIPTLVANYIPAGMEVMLQSENGLLGMGEFPTEETIDPDLINAGKQTVTAVKGASFFSSAESFAMIRGGHVDLTVLGAFEVDVNGSIASWMIPGKLIKGMGGAMDLVAGAENIIVTMMHADKYGNSKLLPVCELPLTGYGCIKRVVTDLAFIEIKDGAFHLLERAPGVSVEEIVSKTAGKLIVPDHVPEMVF